A single uncultured Methanolobus sp. DNA region contains:
- a CDS encoding DNA polymerase II large subunit has translation MGEIVVSDAMREYFEGLESNLHKEIEIANRARSRGKDPKPHIEIPLAKDLADRVENLIGVKGVAEQIRIFDETMSREEGALAIGKAVAEGAVGTFDSKEEAIEAAIRVSVAMLTEGVVAAPIEGIDKVTLGKNDDGSEYIRIFYSGPIRSAGGTAQALSVLVGDYVRRAVGIERYKPRKEEVERYVEEILLYRRVATLQYTPSESEIRLIVENCPICIDGEPTEAEEVEGYRNMDRIETNRVRGGMCLVLAEGLALKAPKVLKHVNKLEMDGWDWLNTLIAGTKTSDDDDGGFVGVKPKDKYLRDLIAGRPVFSHPMRPGGFRLRYGRSRNTSFAAAGISPASMYIMDSFIVSGTQLKVERPGKAAGMAPVDSLEGPTVRLRNGDIIRVDDEQEAIKIHPEVETIIDIGEILINYGDFLENNHPLVPSSYCFEWWIQEFEKAVENSPYSRDELKDPSQELALELCEKYNTPLHPAHTYLWHDISVQEYEKLAYFVSENGVLSEGPKILELPLALAKDSGIKTILEHLLVLHKLNDKKIIIENPLPFIKCLGLDAELKKKWTALPQELTETVPVVNELSGIIVRNRAPIRIGARMGRPEKSNKRKMSPAPHVLFPIGDSAGNTRKMEAAAGYISSLNSKVGQIRVEIGNRVCPACGTDTFLYRCDCGEFTVPKLFCPRCGISAQKEACPKCGSKTTCVKMQNINFKEIYQAAFAKVGERENIEVKGVKRMMSGTMTPEPLEKGILRAKHDLYTFKDGTVRYDMSDIPLTHIRADELGIKVEKLIGIGYTEDIYGNKLERDEQVVCLKVQDLVVSYDCGQYLLRTTKYVDDLLEKYYGEEPYYKAEKLEDLVGVMLMGLAPHTSAGVLGRLVGFTKASVGYAHPFFHAAKRRNCDGDEDCVMLLMDGLINFSRDYLPEKRGGKMDAPLVLTTRLDPSEVDKEAHNIDVCDHYPLEFYEATLNYTNPKELESTFDLISSRLGTPDQYEHFMYTHDTTDIAAGPLNSAYKTLGSMVEKMDAQLALADKIRAVDASDVAERVLISHFLPDMFGNLRAFSRQGTRCLKCAAKFRRPPLTGVCPKCGGRVILTVHEGAVKKYLEVSKKVAHEYNVSSYTKQRIDLLGLDMQSLFENDKSKQTGLLEFM, from the coding sequence ATGGGTGAGATTGTAGTCAGCGATGCCATGAGAGAGTATTTTGAGGGGCTTGAGTCCAATCTTCACAAAGAAATAGAAATTGCCAATCGTGCACGTTCCAGAGGCAAAGACCCAAAACCCCATATTGAAATTCCCCTTGCAAAAGACCTTGCAGACAGGGTGGAGAATCTCATCGGTGTGAAAGGTGTTGCAGAGCAGATCCGCATATTTGACGAGACTATGTCCCGTGAAGAAGGAGCGCTTGCAATTGGAAAAGCCGTTGCTGAAGGGGCCGTAGGCACATTCGATTCAAAGGAGGAGGCAATCGAAGCCGCTATCCGTGTATCCGTTGCAATGCTCACCGAAGGTGTGGTGGCAGCACCTATCGAAGGAATAGACAAGGTTACTCTTGGAAAAAACGACGACGGTAGCGAATATATAAGGATCTTTTATTCCGGACCAATACGCAGTGCAGGAGGTACTGCTCAGGCACTTTCTGTTCTTGTTGGCGATTATGTCCGCCGTGCAGTAGGTATTGAGAGATACAAGCCGCGAAAGGAAGAAGTTGAGCGATATGTGGAAGAGATCCTCCTCTACAGGCGTGTGGCAACTTTGCAGTATACTCCTTCGGAATCAGAGATTCGGCTTATCGTTGAGAACTGTCCGATCTGCATAGATGGTGAACCCACTGAAGCCGAGGAGGTCGAAGGCTACAGGAACATGGACAGGATAGAGACAAACAGGGTTCGTGGCGGTATGTGTCTTGTACTTGCAGAAGGTCTGGCCCTGAAAGCGCCCAAAGTCCTGAAGCACGTAAATAAACTTGAGATGGACGGATGGGACTGGCTCAACACACTTATAGCCGGAACAAAAACTTCAGATGACGATGACGGTGGTTTTGTAGGAGTAAAACCCAAGGATAAGTATCTGCGAGATCTCATCGCAGGAAGACCTGTATTCTCACACCCCATGCGGCCGGGAGGTTTCAGGCTCCGTTACGGCAGATCAAGGAATACGTCATTTGCTGCCGCAGGAATCAGTCCTGCCAGCATGTATATTATGGACAGTTTCATCGTATCAGGCACACAACTTAAAGTCGAAAGACCTGGAAAAGCTGCAGGAATGGCACCTGTTGACAGTCTGGAAGGACCGACTGTGAGACTGAGGAACGGGGATATTATAAGGGTTGACGATGAACAGGAAGCTATCAAAATTCATCCTGAAGTTGAGACCATAATTGATATTGGCGAGATCCTCATTAATTACGGGGACTTCCTTGAGAACAACCATCCTCTTGTGCCTTCATCTTATTGTTTTGAGTGGTGGATACAGGAATTTGAAAAAGCAGTTGAGAACTCACCTTACTCAAGAGACGAACTTAAAGATCCGTCCCAGGAACTTGCACTGGAGCTATGCGAAAAATATAATACCCCGCTTCATCCTGCGCATACTTATCTCTGGCACGATATATCTGTGCAGGAATACGAAAAACTTGCATACTTTGTATCCGAAAATGGAGTTCTTTCAGAGGGTCCTAAGATACTTGAACTTCCTCTTGCGCTTGCAAAGGATTCCGGGATCAAGACTATCCTTGAACATCTTCTTGTTCTTCACAAACTGAATGACAAAAAGATAATCATAGAAAATCCGCTTCCATTTATCAAGTGTCTGGGACTGGATGCGGAACTTAAGAAAAAATGGACTGCTTTGCCACAAGAGCTTACTGAAACTGTACCGGTAGTAAACGAACTCAGCGGCATTATCGTCAGGAATCGTGCACCAATAAGAATCGGTGCAAGGATGGGACGTCCTGAGAAATCAAATAAGAGAAAAATGTCCCCTGCACCGCATGTACTGTTCCCTATCGGAGATTCTGCGGGAAATACACGAAAGATGGAGGCAGCAGCCGGCTACATATCATCTCTGAACAGCAAGGTAGGACAGATACGTGTGGAGATCGGGAACAGAGTTTGCCCAGCTTGCGGAACCGATACTTTCCTTTACCGCTGTGACTGCGGAGAGTTCACCGTTCCAAAACTGTTCTGCCCCAGATGTGGAATTTCAGCACAGAAAGAAGCGTGTCCGAAGTGTGGTTCTAAAACCACATGCGTGAAAATGCAGAATATCAATTTCAAGGAGATATATCAGGCCGCCTTTGCAAAAGTAGGTGAGCGTGAGAACATCGAGGTCAAAGGTGTAAAAAGGATGATGTCCGGAACAATGACCCCTGAACCTCTTGAAAAAGGAATTCTGCGTGCAAAACATGACCTTTATACATTCAAGGACGGGACTGTCAGGTATGATATGTCCGATATTCCGCTTACACATATCCGCGCCGATGAGCTGGGAATTAAAGTTGAGAAGCTAATTGGAATCGGGTACACAGAGGACATCTACGGAAATAAGCTGGAGAGAGATGAGCAGGTTGTCTGCCTGAAAGTCCAGGACCTTGTGGTTTCCTATGACTGTGGACAGTACCTGCTGAGAACCACGAAATATGTTGACGACCTGCTTGAGAAATACTATGGCGAGGAGCCGTATTATAAAGCGGAGAAACTTGAGGATCTTGTTGGAGTGATGCTGATGGGACTTGCGCCTCACACTTCTGCAGGAGTCCTTGGAAGACTTGTTGGTTTTACTAAAGCATCCGTGGGTTACGCTCATCCTTTCTTCCACGCAGCTAAAAGAAGGAACTGCGACGGAGATGAGGATTGTGTCATGCTTTTAATGGACGGTCTCATTAATTTCTCAAGGGATTATCTGCCTGAGAAAAGAGGAGGTAAGATGGATGCACCTCTTGTGCTTACCACCCGACTTGACCCGAGTGAAGTTGACAAGGAAGCGCATAATATAGATGTTTGTGACCACTATCCACTGGAGTTCTACGAAGCCACTCTGAATTATACGAATCCAAAGGAACTGGAATCCACATTTGACCTTATCAGCTCCAGGTTGGGAACTCCCGACCAGTATGAGCATTTTATGTACACCCACGATACAACCGATATTGCCGCAGGTCCTCTTAACAGCGCTTACAAGACACTGGGAAGCATGGTTGAGAAAATGGATGCCCAGCTTGCATTAGCTGATAAGATCCGTGCGGTGGATGCTTCTGATGTGGCTGAAAGGGTTCTCATTTCACACTTCCTGCCTGACATGTTCGGTAACCTCAGGGCATTTTCAAGACAGGGAACTAGATGCCTTAAATGCGCTGCAAAGTTCCGCAGGCCGCCATTGACAGGAGTTTGTCCGAAATGCGGCGGCAGGGTCATACTTACAGTTCATGAGGGTGCCGTGAAAAAGTATCTGGAAGTCTCTAAGAAAGTCGCTCATGAATACAACGTTTCCAGTTATACGAAGCAGAGAATAGATTTGCTGGGCCTGGATATGCAATCACTCTTTGAGAATGACAAGTCTAAGCAGACAGGGCTGCTTGAATTTATGTAA
- the mmp10 gene encoding methyl coenzyme M reductase-arginine methyltransferase Mmp10 (Mmp10 (methanogenesis marker protein 10) is a cobalamin-requiring radical SAM methyltransferase that creates the methylarginine modification to methyl coenzyme M reductase.) produces the protein MEITADVGGNPGIDCKGFCTYCYFKKVKENPPFGCKYCFPFKKGCDYCTRGVRESYSGFKPRQYVFQDLYQRLMMAGDDIEKITISGGGDVSCYPDLMELVANIAQFGLPIHLGYTSGKGFSNGDEAEFFIEYGVTEVSFTVFATDPELRRKYMRDPEPEAALKVLRQFCQHCDVYAAIVLIPGVNDGEVLDKTLSDLEEMGAKGAILMRFANKTEEGLILNNAPVMEGIETHGIEEFVKIVRDADSKYDLRITGTPLEDPLIGSPYAIRNEPEALARLPEVRKVATILTSRASKDRLQEVFTKLGSAVNVVAVDKDIGCLITIEDVEKLDLTDVKETVIIPGRAFVHDPEVTLVLSRDGVSRFVRRGPEMLTYDGEMSIGLTKEEVLEFEIKGFTELIREINAIGMDISE, from the coding sequence ATGGAGATCACTGCTGACGTAGGAGGCAATCCCGGAATAGATTGCAAAGGCTTCTGCACATACTGTTATTTCAAGAAAGTAAAAGAGAATCCTCCATTTGGATGCAAATACTGTTTTCCTTTCAAAAAGGGTTGTGATTACTGCACCAGAGGTGTCAGGGAATCTTATTCAGGTTTCAAGCCAAGACAATATGTTTTCCAGGATCTCTACCAGCGTCTTATGATGGCAGGTGACGATATTGAAAAGATCACCATAAGCGGTGGAGGCGACGTAAGTTGTTATCCTGACCTCATGGAGCTGGTGGCCAACATTGCCCAGTTCGGCCTTCCTATACACCTGGGATATACCAGCGGAAAAGGTTTCAGTAATGGTGATGAGGCGGAATTCTTCATAGAATACGGAGTTACTGAAGTATCGTTCACAGTATTTGCAACGGACCCGGAACTGCGCAGAAAATACATGCGTGACCCTGAGCCTGAAGCTGCACTGAAAGTACTGCGTCAGTTCTGCCAGCATTGTGATGTTTACGCAGCCATTGTTCTGATTCCGGGAGTGAACGATGGTGAAGTACTCGATAAAACCCTCAGTGACCTCGAAGAAATGGGTGCCAAAGGCGCGATACTCATGCGTTTTGCCAACAAAACAGAAGAAGGTCTCATACTGAATAATGCTCCTGTAATGGAAGGGATCGAAACTCATGGCATCGAAGAATTCGTGAAGATCGTAAGGGATGCCGATTCAAAGTATGATCTCCGCATAACCGGAACTCCTCTGGAAGATCCTCTTATCGGTTCACCATATGCCATAAGGAATGAGCCGGAAGCCCTTGCAAGACTTCCTGAGGTCCGTAAGGTTGCAACAATACTTACCAGCCGTGCTTCAAAGGACAGGCTTCAGGAAGTTTTCACAAAGCTTGGAAGTGCTGTAAATGTAGTTGCCGTGGACAAGGATATAGGCTGCCTCATAACCATAGAGGATGTGGAAAAACTGGACCTTACGGATGTAAAGGAAACCGTTATTATTCCCGGAAGAGCATTCGTGCATGACCCTGAAGTAACCTTGGTCCTATCTCGTGACGGAGTATCCCGCTTTGTGCGCAGGGGCCCGGAGATGCTTACATATGATGGGGAAATGTCCATCGGTCTCACTAAAGAGGAAGTCCTCGAATTTGAAATAAAAGGCTTCACAGAGCTTATCCGTGAGATTAATGCAATTGGTATGGACATTAGTGAATAA
- a CDS encoding PEF-CTERM sorting domain-containing protein yields the protein MKYLKNRILSGVFTKTLAAAFLITMLVGVSAAAPTTFFGEDAGLGEYTRLTTHPNADAARDDFLAHLTNAGVEDLESFVAGTGAPLNIDFGTAGTATLEGTGSIQSVPSGTNGYGRYPISGDKYWEVQGDFEIEFTTPQVAFGFYGIDVGDFNGQLTIEYTSGETETVTIPHTTSAAGGAVIYYGFIDLSNPFTSVTFGNTGSGTDVFAFDDFTIGTREQIIENEIPEFPTVAIPMVGIIGMMFLFQRRKD from the coding sequence ATGAAATACTTAAAGAACAGAATACTTTCCGGAGTATTCACAAAAACCCTTGCTGCAGCATTCCTCATAACAATGCTTGTAGGAGTCAGTGCCGCAGCTCCAACAACATTCTTTGGAGAAGACGCAGGACTCGGAGAATATACACGCTTGACAACTCATCCAAATGCAGATGCTGCACGTGATGACTTCCTTGCACACCTGACAAACGCAGGTGTAGAAGATCTTGAAAGCTTTGTAGCTGGAACTGGTGCCCCATTAAATATTGATTTTGGAACAGCAGGAACTGCTACATTAGAGGGCACTGGATCTATCCAATCAGTCCCATCAGGTACAAATGGTTATGGAAGATATCCTATCTCAGGAGATAAATACTGGGAAGTGCAGGGAGATTTCGAAATAGAGTTCACAACCCCACAGGTTGCATTCGGATTCTATGGAATTGATGTAGGAGACTTCAACGGACAACTTACAATCGAATATACAAGCGGTGAAACTGAAACAGTTACCATACCACACACCACAAGTGCTGCAGGTGGAGCTGTAATATACTACGGCTTCATTGACCTTAGTAACCCATTCACCAGTGTCACATTTGGCAACACAGGATCAGGAACTGATGTCTTTGCATTCGATGACTTTACAATCGGAACCAGAGAACAAATAATTGAAAATGAGATTCCTGAATTCCCAACCGTTGCTATCCCAATGGTAGGAATCATTGGAATGATGTTCCTCTTCCAGCGCAGGAAGGACTAA
- a CDS encoding fumarate hydratase — protein MSNPIDYDTVVSAVVDILEEAETILPQDVVSALEKAASEESSPVAKEQLAAILRNIGIAARQKVPMCQDTGILIFFVELGRDCRMDFRLEDGILEGVRKATESIPLRPNAVDPLTRSNSGNNTGNGIPDIKYELVDGSSIKITVAPKGAGSENMSSIKMLNPTEKDSIRNFVLETVLNAGGKPCPPIVVGVGIGGSFDKAARLAKSALLEKVDLMDDEEKALLADINSLGIGPMGLGGKTTALAVHIKKAHCHTASLPVAVNIQCWANRHASVVLGGDE, from the coding sequence TTGTCAAATCCTATTGATTATGATACCGTTGTATCTGCTGTTGTTGATATTTTAGAAGAGGCCGAAACTATATTGCCACAGGATGTTGTTAGTGCATTAGAGAAAGCTGCATCTGAAGAATCGTCTCCAGTTGCAAAAGAGCAACTTGCAGCTATCCTGAGAAACATTGGGATCGCAGCCAGGCAGAAAGTACCCATGTGCCAGGATACTGGAATACTGATATTTTTCGTCGAACTTGGCCGTGACTGCAGAATGGACTTCAGGCTGGAAGATGGTATTCTGGAAGGTGTCAGGAAAGCAACAGAGTCCATACCACTACGTCCAAATGCAGTTGATCCTTTAACCCGAAGCAACAGCGGAAATAATACTGGAAACGGAATTCCGGATATAAAGTACGAACTTGTGGATGGTAGCAGCATAAAAATAACCGTGGCACCTAAGGGAGCAGGTTCTGAGAACATGAGTTCCATTAAGATGCTAAATCCTACAGAAAAGGACAGCATACGCAACTTTGTGCTTGAAACAGTTCTTAACGCAGGTGGAAAACCATGTCCTCCTATAGTTGTAGGTGTGGGCATTGGCGGCTCATTTGATAAAGCTGCAAGACTTGCAAAGTCAGCCCTGCTTGAGAAGGTCGATTTGATGGACGACGAAGAAAAAGCTCTCCTTGCAGATATAAACTCACTTGGAATTGGTCCAATGGGACTTGGAGGAAAAACAACAGCATTGGCAGTCCACATTAAAAAAGCGCACTGTCACACAGCATCACTTCCGGTTGCAGTAAATATTCAATGCTGGGCA
- a CDS encoding winged helix-turn-helix domain-containing protein has product MDITIAILKIAMDGAKKTQIVYGANLNSTIANKYLARLEEKQLIEQKGNIFVTTDKGKMYKDMASELDIR; this is encoded by the coding sequence TTGGATATTACGATAGCCATTCTGAAAATAGCTATGGATGGCGCAAAAAAGACACAGATCGTTTACGGAGCAAATCTGAATTCAACAATTGCAAACAAATATCTTGCAAGACTTGAAGAGAAACAGCTTATAGAACAAAAGGGCAACATCTTCGTTACGACGGACAAAGGAAAAATGTATAAAGACATGGCCAGCGAACTGGATATTCGCTGA